In one Echinicola marina genomic region, the following are encoded:
- a CDS encoding tagaturonate reductase: MKTLNRQNSPNISERPIKVLQFGEGNFLRGFVDWIIDIMNEKTDFNGDVQIIQPIPNGMGELINKQDGLYHVQLSGIQNGTAQEVTRLIDCVRGVLNPYEDYQSYLKLAENPDLKFIISNTTEAGISFNPNDDQKDQISDSFPGKLTALLYHRFEVFHGNKERGLHIIPCELIDKNGEKLKEIILQYASLWQLPNGFIDWLNESNTFSNTLVDRIVPGFPKETIKDIQNAIGFEDNLVVKTEPFHLWVIQGPDAVKRDFPADQAGLEVLFVKDQSPYRTRKVRILNGAHTSLVPVAYLHGLRTVRESVEDPKVGKFLIDTIQNEIIPTLDLPEAELKQFAQDVMDRFKNPYVKHLLSSIALNSISKFKVRVLPSLLEYIHRKGELPQNLIHSLSALLLFYKGTFNAESTPVNDNEEIISFFEQIWQSDDTEHVAHQALSNIDLWDRDLSTIDGLEAAVINQMNVLSDLEKVK; the protein is encoded by the coding sequence ATGAAAACACTCAATAGACAAAATTCCCCTAATATTTCCGAAAGGCCCATTAAAGTCCTACAATTTGGTGAAGGTAACTTTTTAAGAGGCTTTGTGGACTGGATAATAGACATCATGAATGAAAAAACCGATTTCAATGGAGATGTTCAAATTATCCAGCCAATCCCAAATGGTATGGGTGAGCTGATCAACAAACAGGATGGCCTTTATCATGTGCAATTAAGTGGTATCCAAAACGGAACTGCCCAAGAAGTGACTCGTCTGATCGATTGCGTAAGGGGAGTATTGAATCCATATGAAGATTACCAAAGCTATTTGAAATTGGCGGAAAATCCCGACCTGAAATTCATCATCTCCAATACCACCGAGGCAGGAATTTCATTCAATCCGAATGATGATCAAAAAGATCAAATTTCAGATTCCTTTCCAGGAAAATTGACAGCGCTATTATATCATAGATTTGAAGTATTTCATGGGAACAAAGAAAGGGGACTGCATATTATTCCATGTGAATTGATTGATAAAAACGGGGAAAAACTTAAGGAAATCATACTCCAATATGCTTCACTTTGGCAACTTCCCAATGGCTTTATTGATTGGCTAAATGAAAGCAATACTTTCTCCAATACCTTAGTGGATAGAATTGTCCCTGGATTCCCAAAAGAAACCATTAAAGACATTCAAAATGCTATCGGATTTGAAGACAACTTGGTCGTAAAAACAGAACCTTTCCATCTATGGGTCATACAAGGTCCTGATGCCGTAAAAAGAGATTTCCCCGCAGACCAGGCAGGTTTAGAGGTACTTTTTGTAAAAGACCAAAGCCCCTACAGAACCAGAAAAGTGCGAATACTAAATGGTGCCCATACCTCTTTAGTTCCTGTGGCTTATTTACACGGCCTTAGAACGGTGAGAGAATCCGTGGAAGACCCTAAAGTTGGGAAATTCCTTATTGACACCATCCAGAATGAGATCATTCCTACCTTAGACCTTCCGGAAGCAGAACTCAAACAGTTTGCACAAGATGTAATGGATCGTTTCAAAAATCCATATGTAAAACACCTACTAAGTTCAATTGCATTAAATTCTATTTCTAAATTTAAGGTTAGGGTCCTCCCTTCCCTTTTGGAATATATCCATCGTAAAGGGGAGCTTCCCCAAAACTTGATACATTCTCTTTCCGCCTTGCTCTTATTTTATAAGGGGACATTTAATGCAGAAAGCACCCCAGTAAATGACAATGAAGAAATAATAAGTTTCTTTGAGCAGATCTGGCAATCTGATGACACCGAGCATGTTGCTCACCAAGCCCTTAGCAATATTGACCTTTGGGATAGAGACTTAAGTACAATTGATGGTCTTGAAGCTGCTGTGATCAATCAAATGAATGTATTAAGCGACTTGGAAAAAGTAAAGTAA
- a CDS encoding cysteine desulfurase encodes MTLDIQNIRGQFPVLDQEVNGKPLIYLDNAATTQKPKVVLEALSSYYTHDNSNIHRGAHTLADRATRTYEKTRAAVRAFLNAKEEEEIIFTKGTTEGINLVASTFGRKFIKEGDEIIISNLEHHSNIVPWQMLCEEKGAILKIIPINDKGEILMDEFYKLLTEKTKLVSIVHASNALGTINPIEEIISKAHQVGAKVLIDGAQSSAHLDIDVQTLDCDFFVMSAHKIYGPTGLGVLYGKREMLEAMPPYQGGGEMIKEVTFEKTTYNEIPFKFEAGTPNIADVIAFQKAIEFVNELGKANIRAHEESLLAYAAEKLASIKGFIPVGTATKKVSVLSFLINGMHPFDVGMMLDASGIAVRTGHHCTQPLMNRFNLEGTVRASFSVYNTKEEVDRLVESVSKIAKLKNK; translated from the coding sequence ATGACTTTGGACATCCAAAATATCCGGGGGCAATTTCCGGTACTCGACCAAGAGGTCAATGGAAAGCCCCTTATTTATTTAGACAATGCCGCCACTACCCAAAAACCAAAGGTGGTACTGGAGGCATTGTCTTCTTATTATACCCATGACAACTCCAATATCCATAGAGGAGCGCATACCTTAGCGGATAGGGCCACCAGGACCTATGAAAAAACCCGTGCAGCAGTACGCGCCTTCTTGAATGCAAAGGAAGAAGAGGAAATTATTTTTACCAAAGGTACCACTGAGGGCATTAACCTAGTGGCCTCAACATTTGGCAGAAAATTCATTAAAGAGGGAGATGAAATCATCATTTCCAACTTGGAACACCACTCCAATATAGTACCGTGGCAAATGCTCTGTGAGGAAAAAGGAGCAATTTTAAAAATCATCCCAATCAATGACAAAGGAGAAATCCTAATGGATGAGTTTTACAAACTGCTCACCGAAAAGACAAAACTGGTTTCTATAGTTCATGCCTCCAATGCTTTGGGGACGATCAACCCTATTGAGGAAATAATTTCTAAAGCCCATCAGGTTGGAGCCAAGGTACTGATAGACGGAGCTCAATCATCTGCCCACCTTGACATCGATGTACAGACCTTGGACTGTGATTTCTTTGTTATGTCTGCCCATAAGATTTATGGTCCTACGGGCTTGGGGGTATTATATGGCAAAAGGGAGATGCTGGAAGCCATGCCACCTTACCAAGGAGGTGGGGAAATGATCAAGGAGGTTACTTTTGAGAAAACTACCTATAACGAGATCCCTTTTAAATTTGAAGCAGGAACGCCTAATATTGCAGATGTGATAGCATTCCAAAAGGCCATTGAATTTGTCAATGAGCTTGGCAAAGCTAATATTAGAGCACACGAAGAAAGCCTACTTGCCTATGCTGCAGAAAAACTTGCAAGCATAAAAGGATTCATCCCCGTAGGCACTGCAACAAAAAAAGTGAGTGTTTTATCCTTTTTAATTAATGGTATGCATCCCTTTGATGTAGGCATGATGCTGGATGCTTCAGGCATAGCCGTAAGGACAGGACATCACTGCACACAGCCATTGATGAACCGATTTAATCTTGAGGGAACTGTTAGGGCTTCATTTTCTGTTTATAACACCAAAGAAGAGGTAGACAGACTGGTAGAAAGCGTAAGCAAAATCGCCAAACTAAAGAATAAATGA
- a CDS encoding Lrp/AsnC ligand binding domain-containing protein, translated as MDKNLDIDNVDLKIISLLNEDAKTPYTEIAKKVYVSSGTVHVRMRKLEDMGIVKSATLNIDFSKLGYDISAYLGIYLEKSSLYDNVIEKLKEISEVINAYYTTGNYSIFAKIICKDTNHLRDVLNKIQKVDGIDRTETLIVLEESINRPIQLFEQDVK; from the coding sequence ATGGATAAAAATTTAGATATTGACAATGTTGATTTGAAGATCATCTCATTACTCAATGAAGATGCTAAAACTCCATATACTGAGATCGCAAAGAAGGTATATGTATCTTCAGGCACTGTCCATGTGAGAATGCGGAAGCTGGAAGACATGGGCATCGTCAAAAGCGCTACCCTCAACATTGATTTTTCGAAATTGGGTTATGATATCTCTGCTTATTTGGGGATTTATTTGGAAAAGAGCTCTTTATACGACAATGTAATCGAAAAGCTCAAGGAAATTTCGGAGGTTATCAATGCTTATTATACCACAGGGAATTATAGCATTTTTGCAAAAATCATCTGTAAAGACACCAACCACCTAAGAGACGTACTGAACAAAATTCAAAAAGTGGACGGCATAGACAGAACCGAAACCCTCATCGTACTGGAAGAAAGCATTAACAGGCCAATCCAATTATTTGAGCAGGATGTCAAATAA
- the uxaC gene encoding glucuronate isomerase yields the protein MLDEVSNRLRDSNKKFLDEDFLLQSDFARILYHDHAKGLPIIDYHCHLSPKDIAENRQFKNLTEIWLAGDHYKWRAMRTLGVNENFITGKATTDREKFQKWAETVPYTLRNPLYHWTHLELKRYFDIDTLLTLDSANSIYDKASALLQSPSYKVQGLLEKMNVETVCSTDDPIDSLEFHVKAKKEGVKPQLFPAFRPDKAYAVENHNEYLAYIQKLADASNIEIINYSDLLDALENRIAYFHQHGGRLSDHGLEQLYFFKLGQHDTGKLFKKLQSGQSLTQEEVNYFKFETLLHLSKMYHAKGWTQQFHLGALRNTNDRMMSILGPDTGFDSIGDFSQAEAIASFLNLLDSTDQLAKTILYNLNPADNEVMATMIGNFNDGSVKGKVQFGSGWWFLDQKDGMEKQMNALSNMGLLSCFVGMLTDSRSFLSFPRHEYFRRTLCNLIGNDVANGELPADEKWLGKIVSDICYYNAKNYFQFEQ from the coding sequence CTATCATCGATTACCATTGTCATCTTTCCCCTAAAGACATTGCTGAAAATAGACAGTTCAAAAATTTAACAGAAATCTGGCTGGCTGGAGACCATTATAAATGGAGAGCTATGAGAACTTTAGGGGTAAATGAGAATTTTATTACGGGGAAAGCAACCACTGACCGGGAAAAATTCCAGAAATGGGCAGAAACTGTCCCATATACACTTAGAAACCCGCTTTATCATTGGACACACCTTGAACTCAAAAGGTACTTTGATATCGACACGCTATTGACTTTAGACTCTGCTAACAGCATCTATGACAAGGCCTCTGCCCTACTTCAGAGTCCTTCTTACAAAGTTCAGGGGCTTCTAGAAAAAATGAATGTAGAAACAGTCTGCTCTACAGATGACCCTATTGACAGTCTTGAATTTCACGTTAAAGCCAAAAAAGAAGGTGTAAAACCCCAACTTTTCCCTGCATTTAGGCCAGATAAAGCCTATGCTGTTGAAAATCATAACGAATATTTAGCCTACATCCAAAAATTAGCCGATGCAAGTAATATTGAAATAATAAATTACAGCGACCTACTAGATGCTTTGGAAAACAGAATTGCCTATTTCCATCAGCATGGAGGCCGTCTTTCAGATCATGGATTGGAACAATTATATTTCTTCAAATTAGGACAACATGATACGGGTAAACTATTTAAAAAGCTTCAATCTGGACAATCATTAACTCAAGAAGAAGTCAATTACTTCAAATTTGAAACCCTACTGCACCTGAGCAAAATGTATCATGCTAAAGGATGGACCCAGCAATTTCATTTAGGGGCGTTAAGGAATACAAATGATAGAATGATGAGCATACTTGGTCCAGATACCGGGTTTGACTCCATTGGGGATTTCTCCCAAGCTGAAGCCATTGCCAGTTTCTTAAACCTTTTGGACAGCACCGACCAATTGGCCAAGACCATACTCTATAACCTTAACCCTGCTGACAATGAAGTCATGGCTACCATGATTGGCAATTTCAATGATGGCTCTGTCAAAGGAAAAGTCCAATTTGGATCCGGATGGTGGTTCTTGGATCAGAAAGATGGCATGGAAAAACAAATGAATGCTTTATCCAATATGGGGCTCTTAAGTTGTTTTGTAGGAATGCTAACCGATTCCAGAAGTTTTCTATCCTTCCCACGTCATGAGTATTTCCGACGTACATTGTGTAACCTTATAGGAAATGATGTAGCTAATGGAGAACTTCCAGCAGACGAAAAATGGCTAGGTAAGATAGTAAGCGATATCTGTTACTACAATGCCAAAAATTACTTTCAATTCGAACAATAG
- the sufD gene encoding Fe-S cluster assembly protein SufD: protein MTTLTKNKITESFLEAAQSTKAENLVDLQQKGIDFLKNEGLPAQKAEEYKFTHLSKKLESNISNFGAASKANLNAEQVKAELIADLDAHLLVFNNGQLDLELSSFSEENFTLKSFSDLSSEEVQKIGTIAKVEKDPFAALNTASFEQGTYIHIAKGKVVEKPFQVLYFNQANEGQVISPRVFIDAEANTEATFIEKIISLDEAAYFLNSVTEVKVSDNSHLHYYKIQNESKAAIEVNNFVTDIHRDATFSAFTLSLQGDMIRNNLSLNLLDSGCEGNMYGLYLLDGNSHVDNHTNVDHTMPHSDSNELYKGILGDKSRGVFNGKIFVRQDAQKTNAFQQNNNILLSDDAIINTKPQLEIWADDVKCSHGCTTGQLDDEALFYLQARGIGKEEARGLLLYAFAGEILDHIKIEAFKEYCISLVQERLGNL, encoded by the coding sequence ATGACTACACTAACCAAAAATAAAATCACGGAATCTTTCCTGGAAGCTGCCCAATCAACTAAGGCTGAAAACTTGGTGGACTTACAGCAAAAAGGAATCGATTTCTTAAAGAATGAAGGACTTCCAGCTCAAAAAGCAGAGGAATATAAATTTACCCATTTAAGCAAAAAGCTGGAATCAAACATCTCCAACTTCGGAGCTGCTTCAAAAGCAAACTTAAATGCTGAGCAAGTAAAAGCTGAATTGATCGCGGACTTGGATGCCCATTTGTTGGTATTCAATAACGGGCAATTGGACCTAGAGCTTTCTTCATTTTCTGAAGAGAATTTTACCCTCAAGAGCTTTTCAGATCTAAGTTCTGAGGAGGTACAAAAAATTGGCACGATTGCCAAGGTTGAAAAAGACCCTTTTGCAGCTTTGAACACTGCCTCTTTTGAGCAAGGCACTTATATTCATATTGCCAAAGGAAAAGTTGTTGAAAAGCCTTTCCAAGTACTTTACTTCAACCAGGCCAATGAAGGTCAGGTGATCAGCCCAAGAGTCTTTATTGATGCTGAGGCAAACACTGAGGCTACTTTTATTGAAAAGATCATCAGCCTGGATGAAGCTGCTTACTTCTTGAATTCTGTAACGGAAGTAAAAGTAAGTGACAATAGCCACTTGCACTACTATAAGATCCAAAATGAAAGCAAGGCTGCCATTGAAGTAAATAACTTTGTGACAGACATCCATAGAGATGCTACCTTCTCAGCTTTCACCCTTTCACTTCAGGGAGATATGATCAGGAACAACCTGAGCTTAAACTTGCTGGACAGTGGATGTGAAGGAAATATGTATGGACTTTATCTATTGGATGGCAATAGCCATGTAGATAACCATACCAATGTGGACCACACCATGCCACACTCGGATTCCAATGAGCTTTATAAAGGCATTCTTGGAGACAAATCTCGTGGAGTATTCAACGGTAAGATTTTTGTAAGGCAGGATGCTCAAAAAACCAATGCCTTCCAGCAAAACAACAATATCTTACTTTCAGATGATGCTATCATCAACACCAAACCACAGTTGGAAATCTGGGCTGATGATGTAAAATGCTCACATGGCTGTACTACCGGCCAACTGGACGATGAAGCACTTTTCTACCTTCAGGCCAGAGGGATTGGAAAAGAAGAAGCCAGAGGCCTTTTGCTTTATGCCTTCGCTGGAGAAATTTTAGACCATATTAAAATCGAAGCTTTCAAGGAATATTGTATTTCTCTTGTTCAAGAACGATTAGGGAATTTATAA
- the sufC gene encoding Fe-S cluster assembly ATPase SufC has protein sequence MLSIKNLHASIEGTPILKGINLEIKPGEVHAIMGPNGSGKSTLASVLAGREEYEVTEGEVTFNGKDLLDLSPEDRAREGVFLAFQYPVEIPGVSTTNFLRTAVNQVREYRGQEQLDAVKFLSLMKEKMKLVEIDQKLMSRALNEGFSGGEKKRNEIFQMAMLEPTLSILDETDSGLDIDALRIVSNGVNQLKSPDNATIVVTHYQRLLDYIVPDFVHVLYKGRIVKSGSKELALDLEEKGYDWIKEDVDGASV, from the coding sequence ATGTTATCGATAAAAAATTTACACGCATCAATTGAAGGTACTCCCATTCTTAAAGGAATCAATTTAGAAATCAAACCAGGAGAGGTACATGCCATCATGGGCCCTAACGGATCTGGTAAATCTACTTTGGCTTCTGTTTTGGCGGGAAGAGAAGAATATGAGGTGACTGAAGGAGAAGTTACTTTCAATGGCAAGGACCTGTTGGATCTAAGTCCAGAAGACAGGGCCAGAGAAGGTGTATTCTTGGCATTCCAGTACCCAGTGGAAATTCCGGGTGTGAGCACAACTAATTTCCTTAGAACCGCTGTAAACCAAGTAAGGGAATACCGAGGCCAAGAACAACTCGATGCAGTTAAGTTTCTTTCTTTGATGAAGGAAAAAATGAAATTGGTGGAGATCGACCAAAAGTTGATGAGCAGAGCGCTCAATGAAGGTTTCTCTGGTGGTGAAAAGAAAAGAAACGAAATTTTCCAAATGGCCATGCTTGAGCCTACCCTTTCTATCTTAGATGAAACGGATTCAGGTTTGGACATCGATGCATTGAGGATTGTTTCTAATGGTGTAAACCAACTGAAGTCACCAGACAATGCTACCATCGTAGTGACGCACTACCAGCGTTTATTGGATTATATTGTTCCTGATTTTGTACACGTATTGTACAAGGGAAGAATAGTAAAATCCGGCTCCAAAGAATTGGCATTGGATCTAGAAGAAAAAGGATATGACTGGATCAAAGAAGATGTAGACGGAGCTTCTGTCTAA
- a CDS encoding S9 family peptidase, which produces MTKRITIVFLLFVLAISALAQQKRPLTHDDYDQWEAISSTKITTNGLWVGYEVNPQEGDGRIEVVSHDDPSLVIKVPRGTDFNFSNDGNWAIGKIKAESDTVRFLKLRGKGSKEFPKDSLFILHLETSALEKFPEIKSYQLPRKKAGWMAIHFYPEKDIKDSIASDSTEQVKKQKKLKTDGTKLVVRNFDGSIVYEFDRVDRYGFSEEGNLLYMVNAKQDTLNNAGISLLNLESGREIVVDSGKTKYANVAFSKDLKKFAFIASSDSAKAEKPYFQLFLFDIKKGTKQEIVNKDTKGILSESRIAENGRLQFSDNSERLFFSLREDYKAYAYEEDTTILDEERVALDIWSWGDKDIQPMQLKNKSKEESKAYLAVYELKSAKMLQLADRRLDNINLDSKAKQDKAIITDDHPYRINYSWDIQIGRDIYLVDIKTGTRKLIVENASGYPSLSPEGKYVNWYSYRDSAWLAYDIAENKLINLTDGVQGEFYDQLHDSPSMPGSYGTAGWLENDEAVIVYDQYDIWKIDPKSKQSPVCLTKGLGKRNNIVFRREALDHEKEYIDPKAPFVLSAFNDINKRSGYFLGDIKGNEEPEELIYSDHSYFGLDKAKNTDDIILRRSTFQEYPDVYASNLDRFDLVQLSDANPQQENIKWGTVELTEYMTLKGDSLQGLIYKPENFDTNKQYPMMVYFYERRSNSLHNYIAPAPSASIINISYFVSNGYVVFVPDIKYEIGLPGPSAYDCVVPGVQSVIAKGYVDPENIAIQGQSWGGYQVAYLITQTDMFKAAGAGAPVANMTSAYGGIRWGSGMSRMFQYEQTQSRIGGTLWEKPMHYVENSPLFYADRVKTPVLIMHNDADGAVPWYQGIEFFMSLKRNRTPAWLLVYNGEDHNLRKRKNRKDLSIRLSQFFDHYLKGAPAPLWMTEGIPAVEKGKTLKYELSESE; this is translated from the coding sequence ATGACGAAAAGGATTACAATTGTTTTTTTATTATTTGTTCTGGCTATTTCGGCCCTTGCGCAACAAAAAAGACCGCTTACCCATGATGATTATGATCAATGGGAGGCAATATCTTCAACCAAAATCACCACCAATGGCCTTTGGGTTGGATATGAAGTCAATCCCCAAGAAGGGGATGGTAGGATTGAAGTTGTATCCCATGATGATCCCAGCCTGGTAATAAAGGTGCCAAGGGGGACAGACTTTAATTTTTCAAATGATGGTAATTGGGCAATAGGGAAGATTAAGGCTGAAAGTGATACTGTCAGGTTTTTAAAATTAAGGGGAAAGGGTTCCAAGGAGTTTCCCAAAGACAGCCTTTTTATATTGCATCTAGAGACATCAGCTTTGGAAAAATTTCCTGAAATAAAGTCTTATCAGCTTCCAAGAAAGAAAGCAGGCTGGATGGCCATACATTTTTATCCAGAGAAGGATATAAAGGATAGTATAGCAAGTGATTCAACTGAGCAGGTTAAAAAACAAAAAAAGCTCAAAACGGATGGAACCAAGTTAGTGGTGAGGAATTTTGATGGGAGTATTGTGTATGAATTTGACCGGGTGGACAGATATGGTTTTTCTGAAGAAGGAAATTTGCTGTATATGGTAAATGCAAAGCAGGACACACTTAATAATGCAGGAATTTCCCTTCTTAATCTAGAAAGTGGAAGAGAAATAGTGGTCGACTCTGGTAAAACAAAATATGCAAATGTGGCCTTTTCCAAAGATTTGAAAAAATTTGCTTTTATAGCCTCAAGTGATTCAGCCAAGGCTGAGAAACCTTATTTTCAGCTATTCCTTTTTGATATAAAAAAAGGAACTAAACAAGAGATTGTAAATAAGGATACGAAGGGGATATTGTCCGAGAGTAGGATTGCGGAAAACGGTCGGCTTCAATTTTCGGATAATAGCGAAAGACTTTTTTTCAGCTTAAGAGAGGATTACAAAGCGTATGCCTATGAGGAAGATACCACCATCTTGGATGAAGAAAGGGTTGCTTTGGATATTTGGTCTTGGGGGGATAAAGATATTCAACCAATGCAGTTAAAAAATAAGTCAAAGGAGGAGAGTAAGGCCTACTTAGCAGTTTATGAACTGAAATCTGCCAAAATGCTACAGTTGGCGGATAGAAGGTTGGATAACATTAATTTAGATAGTAAAGCAAAACAGGACAAGGCTATTATAACTGATGACCATCCATATCGAATCAATTACAGTTGGGATATACAGATAGGGAGGGATATTTATCTTGTGGATATTAAAACGGGCACAAGAAAATTAATTGTTGAAAATGCTAGTGGCTATCCTTCTTTGTCACCAGAGGGTAAATATGTTAACTGGTATAGTTACAGGGATAGCGCTTGGTTGGCTTATGATATTGCCGAAAACAAACTGATTAACCTTACAGATGGGGTTCAAGGAGAATTTTATGATCAATTACACGATAGTCCAAGTATGCCCGGCAGTTATGGTACTGCAGGATGGTTGGAGAATGATGAAGCGGTAATTGTTTATGATCAGTATGATATTTGGAAAATAGATCCAAAATCAAAGCAATCTCCAGTATGTTTGACAAAGGGACTGGGGAAAAGAAACAATATTGTTTTCAGAAGAGAAGCATTGGATCATGAAAAGGAATACATTGATCCTAAAGCTCCATTTGTGTTATCTGCCTTTAATGATATCAACAAAAGAAGTGGCTACTTTTTGGGAGACATTAAGGGAAATGAAGAGCCTGAGGAGTTGATTTATTCCGATCACAGTTATTTTGGTCTGGACAAAGCAAAAAATACTGATGATATAATTCTGAGAAGGTCTACATTTCAGGAATATCCAGATGTCTATGCCAGCAATTTGGACAGGTTTGATTTAGTGCAACTTTCAGATGCCAATCCCCAGCAGGAAAATATCAAATGGGGTACAGTTGAATTGACGGAGTATATGACCTTAAAAGGAGATTCTTTGCAAGGCTTGATTTATAAACCGGAAAATTTTGATACTAATAAGCAGTACCCGATGATGGTTTATTTCTATGAAAGGAGGTCAAATAGCTTACACAATTATATTGCGCCTGCTCCAAGTGCCTCGATTATCAATATATCCTATTTTGTTAGTAATGGATATGTGGTTTTTGTTCCAGATATTAAATACGAAATTGGTTTGCCTGGTCCAAGCGCTTATGATTGTGTGGTGCCAGGGGTGCAGTCGGTCATCGCCAAGGGGTACGTGGATCCAGAAAATATAGCCATTCAAGGCCAAAGTTGGGGCGGATATCAAGTAGCTTATTTGATTACACAAACAGATATGTTTAAGGCGGCCGGGGCTGGAGCACCGGTAGCCAATATGACTTCTGCCTATGGTGGGATTCGCTGGGGATCAGGAATGAGCCGGATGTTCCAGTATGAGCAGACCCAGTCCAGGATAGGAGGGACCCTTTGGGAAAAGCCCATGCATTATGTAGAGAATTCCCCATTATTCTACGCAGATAGGGTTAAAACTCCTGTGTTGATCATGCACAATGATGCAGATGGTGCGGTTCCCTGGTACCAGGGGATTGAGTTTTTTATGTCTTTAAAGCGAAATAGAACTCCTGCTTGGCTATTGGTATATAATGGTGAGGACCATAATCTCAGGAAGAGGAAAAATAGAAAGGACCTATCTATAAGGCTGTCTCAATTTTTTGATCATTATCTAAAAGGCGCTCCAGCTCCGCTATGGATGACGGAAGGAATTCCAGCGGTAGAAAAGGGGAAAACTTTAAAATATGAACTGTCAGAATCAGAATAA
- the sufB gene encoding Fe-S cluster assembly protein SufB has translation MSKDNQILEEFTSKEYEHGWSVDFEADEAPAGLNEEIIHWISAKKEEPKWLLEWRLKAFRTWQSMVEPEWANVHYPKVDFQSLIYYSAPKQKSKPKSLDEVDPELLQIYERLGISLNEQKKLQGIAVDAVLDSVSVGTTFKDTLSKLGIIFCSFSEAVKEHPELVKKYLGSVVPMTDNYYAALNSAVFSDGSFCYIPKGVRCPMELSTYFRINAANTGQFERTLIVAEDESYVSYLEGCTAPQRDENQLHAAVVEIYAAKDAEVKYSTVQNWFPGDKEGKGGIYNFVTKRGICAGDNSKISWTQVETGSAVTWKYPSCILKGDNSVGEFYSVAVTNNYQQADTGTKMIHIGKNTKSRIVSKGISAGKSQNSYRGQVQVMKRAQNARNFSQCDSLLMGDRCGAHTFPYIDIQNPSAKVEHEATTSKIGEDQIFYCNQRGIDTEDAVALIVNGYAKEVLNQLPMEFAVEAQKLLALTLEGSVG, from the coding sequence ATGAGCAAAGACAATCAAATTTTAGAGGAATTCACCTCAAAAGAATATGAACATGGCTGGTCGGTTGATTTTGAAGCTGATGAAGCACCAGCAGGTTTAAATGAAGAAATTATCCATTGGATTTCCGCTAAAAAGGAAGAACCTAAATGGCTGTTGGAATGGAGGCTTAAAGCTTTCAGGACATGGCAGTCTATGGTAGAACCAGAGTGGGCCAATGTACATTACCCAAAGGTTGATTTTCAATCTTTGATATACTACTCTGCTCCTAAGCAAAAATCCAAACCTAAAAGTCTTGATGAGGTAGACCCTGAATTACTTCAGATTTATGAAAGATTAGGTATCAGCTTAAATGAGCAAAAGAAACTACAAGGCATTGCAGTAGACGCAGTATTGGACTCTGTTTCTGTGGGAACAACTTTTAAAGATACCTTAAGTAAATTGGGCATTATTTTCTGTTCATTCAGTGAAGCCGTTAAAGAACACCCTGAATTGGTTAAAAAATATTTGGGATCTGTAGTCCCAATGACTGATAATTATTATGCGGCACTGAACTCCGCAGTATTCTCGGATGGCTCTTTCTGTTATATCCCCAAAGGAGTAAGATGTCCAATGGAATTAAGTACCTATTTCCGTATCAATGCAGCGAACACTGGGCAGTTTGAAAGAACACTAATCGTCGCTGAAGACGAATCATACGTCTCTTATTTGGAAGGATGTACGGCTCCTCAAAGGGATGAAAACCAGCTTCACGCTGCAGTAGTAGAAATCTATGCTGCCAAAGATGCCGAAGTGAAGTACTCTACTGTACAAAACTGGTTCCCAGGTGATAAAGAAGGAAAGGGCGGTATTTACAACTTCGTGACTAAAAGAGGCATATGTGCCGGAGACAATTCCAAGATATCATGGACTCAAGTAGAAACCGGCTCTGCAGTGACATGGAAATACCCTTCTTGTATCTTAAAAGGAGACAATTCCGTAGGAGAATTCTATTCTGTCGCGGTAACCAATAACTATCAGCAAGCCGATACAGGTACCAAGATGATCCACATCGGTAAGAACACCAAATCAAGAATTGTATCCAAAGGAATCTCTGCAGGAAAATCACAAAACTCCTACAGAGGTCAGGTGCAAGTGATGAAAAGAGCACAAAATGCAAGAAATTTCTCTCAGTGTGATTCCTTGTTAATGGGCGATAGATGTGGTGCACATACTTTCCCCTATATAGATATCCAAAATCCTTCTGCCAAAGTAGAACATGAGGCAACTACCTCCAAGATTGGAGAAGACCAAATCTTCTATTGTAACCAAAGGGGTATAGATACTGAAGATGCAGTAGCTTTGATCGTCAATGGTTATGCAAAAGAAGTATTGAACCAACTTCCGATGGAATTTGCGGTAGAAGCCCAAAAACTACTTGCCCTTACATTAGAAGGCAGTGTAGGATAA